One Ahaetulla prasina isolate Xishuangbanna chromosome 1, ASM2864084v1, whole genome shotgun sequence DNA window includes the following coding sequences:
- the LOC131200239 gene encoding uncharacterized protein LOC131200239: protein MLLGSPRLHRSVQQPWRAHFLNACGPEVFATAGALVAPVSIHDVPWDTLREKLKAHYAPTPSRIARRFKFRHRLQEEGEPLNLYIASLRTAALECEFQDLDDALLEQLVCGVRDLRLQRRLLAMKDLTLPMALDEARAAEMSERSTADIRRFQNSTSQSTGVHHEDDDPADTSDEETEVDRLKTSPPGKKRLQKKKVAACLSCGEFHPRASCRFRSAICRRCGKSGHIAKVCHSAGQPPDELKYRAPGKPPMGSASKTAGRGGATWTNYEDDR, encoded by the exons ATGCTACTTGGAAGCCCACGATTACACCGGTCTGTCCAGCAACCGTGGCGGGCGCATTTCTTAAACGCGTGCGGTCCTGAAGTGTTTGCCACTGCCGGGGCTCTGGTGGCCCCCGTGTCCATTCATGATGTTCCATGGGATACCTTGAGGGAGAAGTTAAAGGCACATTACGCGCCAACCCCGTCCCGAATTGCTCGACGGTTTAAATTCCGGCATCGCTTACAAGAAGAAGGGGAGCCCCTGAATCTATATATAGCCTCCCTCCGAACCGCTGCCCTGGAATGCGAATTCCAGGACCTAGATGACGCCCTGTTGGAGCAGTTAGTCTGTGGCGTGAGGGATCTTCGACTGCAGCGGCGTCTGTTAGCGATGAAAGATTTAACTCTCCCGATGGCATTAGACGAAGCACGAGCTGCCGAGATGTCGGAAAGGTCTACCGCTGACATCCGGCGCTTCCAAAATTCTACCAGTCAGTCCACGGGGGTGCATCACGAAGACGACGATCCTGCTGACACCTCGGATGAGGAGACAGAAGTGGACCGCCTGAAGACCTCACCGCCCGGAAAGAAAAGGctgcaaaagaagaaagtagcTGCCTGCCTCAGCTGTGGGGAGTTTCATCCTCGTGCATCCTGCCGTTTCCGTTCCGCTATTTGCCGCCGCTGTGGCAAGTCGGGGCATATTGCCAAAGTTTGCCATTCTGCTGGGCAGCCGCCAGATGAGTTAAAGTATCGCGCCCCAGGGAAGCCCCCTATGG GGTCCGCCTCGAAGACGGCCGGACGTGGCGGCGCCACGTGGACCAACTACGAGGACGACCGTTAG